The following coding sequences lie in one uncultured Celeribacter sp. genomic window:
- a CDS encoding FAD-dependent oxidoreductase, producing MSFQSIWAATAPDVPVLPSLSESLATDALVIGGGFQGLSTALHLAEAGMDVTLLEAQEPGFGASGRNGGQVIPGLKDDPDAMDRLWGEGATEFAGSTADVLFDLVDRLGLDCEASRSGWIQAGAKQVHLAGLQARMRQWEARGAPVEWLDAVAVAQETGSGVFAGGWLDRRAGKVHPLKYARALARAAEAAGAKIFAQTPVVALKRSDGKWWATLPSGAVVRAERVVLATNVYTPRGLNRDVKRATVPANSFQVATKPLSSEQLERILPNGVVVSEARRVGTYFRIGPGNRLMLGGRGQFSDPTRAEGFRRIEAEVRAMFGAGFEIDYHWFGRVGMTADHRIRVCEPEPGLLLATGFNGRGVALSTALGKAFSAYLAKGVQLPIPVAKTIETLPFHALHPIYGTLGIHYYRLRDRLDQ from the coding sequence ATGAGCTTTCAATCCATTTGGGCCGCCACCGCGCCGGATGTTCCGGTGCTTCCGTCGCTGTCCGAAAGCCTGGCAACCGATGCTCTTGTGATCGGTGGCGGGTTTCAGGGCCTGTCCACCGCGCTACACCTCGCTGAGGCGGGTATGGATGTTACCCTTCTGGAGGCGCAGGAGCCCGGTTTCGGCGCTTCGGGGCGCAACGGCGGGCAGGTCATTCCGGGGCTCAAGGACGACCCGGATGCAATGGACCGGCTTTGGGGTGAAGGCGCGACCGAATTCGCGGGAAGCACCGCAGATGTGCTGTTCGATCTGGTCGATCGGCTGGGACTTGATTGCGAGGCCTCGCGCTCGGGCTGGATTCAGGCTGGGGCGAAACAGGTCCATCTCGCCGGATTGCAGGCCCGGATGCGTCAATGGGAAGCGCGCGGCGCCCCCGTAGAATGGCTCGATGCTGTGGCGGTGGCGCAGGAGACCGGCTCCGGTGTGTTCGCAGGCGGCTGGCTTGACCGGCGCGCGGGCAAGGTTCACCCGCTGAAATACGCGCGTGCTCTGGCTCGGGCGGCAGAAGCGGCGGGGGCGAAGATTTTTGCGCAAACCCCGGTGGTGGCGCTCAAGCGCAGCGATGGAAAGTGGTGGGCGACTTTGCCGTCAGGTGCTGTTGTCCGTGCCGAACGCGTGGTGCTTGCCACCAATGTTTACACGCCGCGTGGCCTGAACCGCGATGTCAAACGCGCAACGGTGCCCGCCAACAGTTTTCAGGTCGCGACCAAGCCTCTGAGTTCCGAACAACTTGAGCGCATTCTGCCGAATGGTGTCGTCGTATCAGAGGCACGTCGGGTTGGGACCTATTTCCGTATCGGTCCCGGAAATCGTCTCATGCTTGGTGGGCGGGGCCAGTTTTCCGATCCGACCCGGGCGGAAGGCTTTCGCCGGATTGAGGCGGAGGTGCGCGCGATGTTTGGCGCCGGTTTCGAGATTGACTACCATTGGTTCGGGCGCGTTGGCATGACGGCGGATCACCGCATCCGGGTGTGTGAGCCGGAACCGGGACTGCTTTTAGCGACGGGATTCAATGGACGCGGTGTTGCGCTTTCGACAGCGCTTGGCAAAGCTTTTTCAGCCTATCTGGCCAAAGGAGTTCAACTGCCAATCCCGGTGGCAAAGACAATTGAAACGCTTCCGTTTCATGCTCTGCATCCAATCTACGGAACGCTTGGGATTCATTACTACCGTTTGCGTGACCGTCTTGACCAATGA
- a CDS encoding amino acid ABC transporter ATP-binding protein, giving the protein MIRFENIHKSYGHHEVLKGIDAEVEKGQVVCLIGASGSGKSTLLRCVNGLEDYQSGGIFVDDQKVDAHASSIHDIRTRVAMVFQRFNLFPHMTALQNVMEGPVQVLRENKDEVRARAEEHLRRVGLADKMDFYPAALSGGQQQRVAIARALAMRPDAILLDEPTSALDPEMVGEVLTVLRDLAQEHMTMLIVTHEIQFAREVANNVFFLDSGRIAEQGTAEEVLTRPQNERTQEFLRRVSHLM; this is encoded by the coding sequence ATGATCCGTTTCGAGAACATCCATAAATCCTACGGTCATCACGAGGTGCTCAAGGGCATTGATGCCGAGGTCGAAAAGGGCCAGGTCGTCTGCCTGATTGGGGCTTCCGGGTCGGGCAAATCGACGCTTCTGCGCTGCGTGAACGGTTTGGAAGATTATCAGTCCGGCGGGATTTTCGTCGACGATCAAAAGGTCGACGCCCATGCCAGCTCCATTCACGACATACGCACGCGCGTCGCGATGGTGTTTCAGCGCTTCAATCTATTTCCGCATATGACGGCGCTCCAGAATGTCATGGAAGGCCCGGTGCAGGTTCTGCGCGAGAACAAAGACGAAGTGCGTGCCCGCGCCGAAGAGCATCTGCGCCGTGTGGGACTGGCCGACAAGATGGATTTCTACCCTGCGGCGCTGTCCGGCGGTCAGCAACAGCGCGTGGCCATCGCCCGTGCGCTCGCCATGCGCCCCGACGCCATCCTTCTGGATGAGCCAACCTCTGCGCTCGATCCGGAGATGGTGGGCGAAGTTCTGACGGTTCTGCGCGATCTCGCGCAGGAGCATATGACCATGCTGATCGTCACCCACGAAATCCAATTCGCGCGCGAAGTGGCCAACAATGTCTTCTTCCTCGACAGTGGCCGGATCGCAGAGCAGGGCACGGCGGAAGAGGTCCTGACCCGACCGCAAAACGAACGAACGCAGGAATTTCTGCGTCGTGTCAGCCATCTCATGTGA
- a CDS encoding amino acid ABC transporter permease, translated as MSPLSERIQEYLPLLLTGLWRTVAVSLLALFLATALGLVWAMMRTSRNVWLERPARYIVEFLRGIPILVVLFYIYFVMPDMGIDLTAFQAGIIGLGLIYSCYIGETFRGGIEAVDRGQVEAAKSIGMRHGKMMRRIILPQAVRISLPPYGNNMVMLLKDSSQVSVISVAELTMQGKMLASSTFDNMTVFTMVAALYLCLTIPLNIVMRRVELKMGRSR; from the coding sequence ATGTCGCCCCTTTCCGAGCGGATTCAGGAATACCTGCCGCTTTTGCTGACCGGTCTCTGGCGCACTGTCGCGGTCTCTCTGCTTGCGCTGTTCCTCGCCACGGCCCTCGGGCTTGTCTGGGCCATGATGCGCACGTCGCGCAATGTCTGGCTTGAACGTCCTGCGCGCTATATCGTTGAATTCCTGCGTGGCATTCCGATCCTTGTGGTGCTCTTCTATATCTATTTCGTGATGCCGGACATGGGCATCGACTTGACCGCTTTTCAGGCCGGGATCATCGGCCTCGGGCTGATCTATTCGTGCTACATCGGCGAAACTTTTCGCGGCGGGATCGAGGCGGTGGACCGCGGGCAGGTCGAAGCCGCGAAGTCCATCGGCATGCGCCATGGCAAAATGATGCGGCGGATCATCCTGCCGCAGGCAGTGCGGATTTCGCTGCCGCCCTATGGCAACAACATGGTGATGCTGCTGAAAGACAGCTCGCAGGTCTCGGTGATTTCGGTCGCTGAGCTGACGATGCAGGGCAAAATGCTCGCGTCTTCGACCTTTGACAACATGACCGTTTTTACCATGGTTGCAGCGCTTTATCTGTGCCTGACCATTCCGCTCAACATAGTGATGCGCCGCGTCGAGTTGAAAATGGGGAGATCGCGATGA
- a CDS encoding ABC transporter substrate-binding protein: protein MKLRSLALASTLALSALSAQADELTVGVTTTGVPFTFVDTATQKPTGAMVDLAAAIAEGLGDTPEFAINQFSALIPALETGKIDVISAGMLATDKRKEVVDFSDTVYSYGDGMFVAADDDNAYQLDDLAGEVVGAQIGTTFADKLQAKGIFKEVKLYDSLVDIMRDVKLGRIKAGFGDLPIIAYQVGQNPALGVKLVEGYEPMAIGDVALAVSKENPELLAEVNASIAAMKESGELAEIFAKYGL from the coding sequence ATGAAACTTCGCTCGCTTGCTCTCGCCAGCACTCTGGCCCTTTCCGCGCTGTCCGCTCAGGCGGATGAGCTGACCGTTGGGGTGACCACCACCGGCGTGCCTTTCACCTTCGTCGATACCGCGACCCAGAAGCCAACCGGTGCCATGGTTGATCTGGCCGCCGCGATCGCAGAGGGTCTCGGAGATACGCCCGAATTCGCGATCAACCAGTTTTCGGCCCTGATCCCGGCGCTCGAAACCGGAAAGATCGACGTGATTTCGGCGGGCATGCTCGCCACCGACAAGCGCAAGGAAGTCGTGGATTTCTCGGATACGGTTTACAGCTATGGCGACGGCATGTTCGTGGCTGCCGATGACGATAACGCCTATCAACTCGACGATCTGGCCGGCGAAGTCGTCGGCGCCCAGATCGGTACGACCTTTGCCGACAAGCTTCAGGCCAAAGGCATTTTCAAAGAGGTCAAGCTCTATGACAGCCTCGTCGACATCATGCGGGACGTGAAGCTGGGCCGGATCAAAGCGGGTTTTGGCGATCTGCCGATCATCGCCTATCAGGTGGGCCAAAATCCGGCGCTCGGTGTGAAGCTGGTCGAGGGCTATGAGCCGATGGCGATCGGCGATGTCGCACTGGCTGTGTCCAAGGAAAACCCGGAGCTTCTGGCCGAGGTCAACGCCTCGATTGCCGCGATGAAGGAAAGCGGTGAGCTTGCTGAGATTTTTGCCAAATACGGCCTCTGA
- a CDS encoding cupin domain-containing protein, translating into MSIADSEAKLKIDPLNGHDDVSLGDAVRRARRDQRLSLQTVADGVGISTGLLSQIERGISSPSIRNLRAICDVIGIPFLSLFDTDGEADQEEGLVVRAGHRRILDFGDRGMVKSFLTAHDEGSLQVMEIIIEPGGGSGEESYSHEGEECGVILNGEAELFVDDKSYQLHEGDSFHFESRRPHRFRNMGDKICRIMWVTTPPVW; encoded by the coding sequence ATGTCCATCGCAGATTCGGAAGCCAAATTGAAAATTGACCCGCTGAACGGTCACGATGATGTCTCGCTGGGCGACGCCGTGCGCCGGGCACGCCGTGATCAACGCCTGTCTTTGCAGACCGTCGCCGATGGCGTCGGCATCTCGACTGGGCTACTGAGCCAGATCGAACGCGGGATTTCCTCTCCCTCCATCCGCAACCTGCGCGCCATTTGCGATGTCATCGGTATCCCATTCCTCTCGCTCTTCGATACGGATGGCGAGGCAGATCAGGAGGAAGGGCTGGTCGTCCGCGCCGGTCATCGCCGCATCCTCGATTTCGGTGATCGTGGTATGGTAAAATCTTTCCTGACCGCGCATGACGAGGGCTCCCTTCAGGTGATGGAAATCATCATCGAACCCGGCGGTGGATCCGGAGAAGAATCCTACAGCCACGAAGGCGAAGAATGCGGCGTTATCCTGAACGGTGAAGCCGAACTTTTCGTCGACGATAAAAGCTATCAGCTTCACGAAGGCGACTCCTTTCATTTCGAAAGCAGGCGTCCGCACCGATTCCGCAACATGGGCGACAAGATATGTCGTATCATGTGGGTAACAACGCCACCGGTTTGGTAA